ggattacaggcatgagccacagtgcctggcctctcaGGTATTTTCTAAGGTTCCAACAAGATGACTGGGTTAGCAGTCTATGGCCACTTCTTATCCCTTAATCCTTCAATGCCTCTCCTTTGCAGTTTAGGGTATTCATCTCTGTATGTAACATCACCTTGGATGTTTTACCGTTCCTTCCTATCACAGATTTGTTCTGGTTGGCAAAGGAGACCAAGGTATGCCTGTGAGAATTGAAATAAATTTCATCACtgagcaagttagttactttaaCCTTCTAGAATCACCAAATACTTTAAATTCCCATTAAAAAGACAACAGCGGCAAATCTGTTGTGATCTGGGTTCTTATGATCCCTGGGGTTTTAGTTTCTCCTCCATACTGGCTGTGTAAAGAAGGCTTTTCATCTCAGGAAACACTGACAGTGAGTGGACCTGAGGCAAGAGCAGGAGGAAAGCTGCAAGgggtataggtgtgtgtgtgtgtgtgtatgtgtgtgtttctcagCTGTAGAATTCTGAGAGGCAGTCAAAACTGCCAACCTTCCTTTGTAGGACTAACTTTAGGCCAAGAGAGATTGGCTGAGTGAATCTTTTGATGACAGCTGCACGAGACCTTGATGGAGGTTTCTCTTGTCCCTGGCCACCAGACTTCACAGGGATTGCGCCAGTCTGTCTGACCATAATGCTACTACTGTACCAAGAGTGCCGAAATAttcatttcttaaatgtttttcagCTTTGCCATGTGCAAGGACCTATACTAACCCTGAGACCAGCTAATTAAAGAGTTACTCTTTCTGACTCTTACCTCCTTATAACTGATGCTATTGACTGTTATTTTTATATGGTACCATCACGCCCTTCCCCCCAGACAATTATAAAGCTAGAGAATAAAagcacaaaacagaaaacagctgGGAAAATGGGTTGTGGATTACATCAGTCACAGAATGTCTTAGCAAACAGGTGGACAGAAATCTCCCAAGTAATCTTTGAAAGCCTGCAGAACAGTAGGGCCCAGAGAAGGGGCCATGTGTGATCCACCACCTTTACTGGTAATGAGTTTCCCTGGAACACatccatgctcatttgtttacatattgttgTTGGGAAAAAGGCTTATGGAGTGCCTGCATAAACTGGCCATAAAAATATGGGACAATAAGTTGTGGAAAGCCACAAGAGGCCTCTGAGAGGAAAGCCTTCTTATCACCATTATGTTCCCATGCTCTGAGTGCAACCTGCTCTCTTATCTATAAACACTGTGCTCAAGGAGAAAGACACTCCTCTGAAACACTGAAATGTGGACAGACGTACAGGCTCCTAGTTAAGCCTGCTCCTACTAGCTACTCTCCAATAAGTTAAAGATATGCTGTTTAAGCACAAAGGAGATTCATTTAAACCGCTATTGCTATAGATTACGCCTATGACATACTGCCTCCCTTTCACTGTTTCGCCCTAAACATCTGCTTCTTAGATCTAAGTGACTGTACTCAATAAATTGTGTGGAGAACAGAACTCTGGGCCTTTTGCAGCCTCCATTGTGCAACTGGCCCCCTGGCTCCCATCTTTATGAACTCTTAACctgtctcttctcttcctttgtcGCCACCGGGCTTTGGGTACCCTACGGGTAGTGTTGAGGCTGGTCCCcaacatattgtctatggctgctttcatgctacaatgacAGAGCTGAATAGTTATGACAGAGAAGGTATAGCCTATGATGcctcaaatatttactatctggccctttatagaaaaaagtTTCTAATTCCTGGTCTAAAGATAAAGGTAAGATACAaaaaagttctggccaggcatggtgactcatgctgtaatcccagcactttgggaggccaatgctggaggactgcttgagcccaggagttcaaggctgcagtgagtcatgactgaatcactgcactccagcctgggtgatggagcaagaccccatctctatttaaaaaaaaaaaagtgttttgattCTGATAGAAGAATTCCAAATTATGATTTGGCAATAATACTATAGCGTATAGCCCATATATCATAAGTGTAATTTCTCAAAGACTTGGCTACTGAGGCATACAAGCAATTATATAAGCCAATTTTCAGAGGTAAAAATTTAGTCACCACTAACTTTGAAATATTGTTTCATTCTAGAAATTGGCTGGTGGAACAAAATCAAACATGAAGATtgcggttttgttttgtttttttctgcttatcATTTTTCAAACTGACTTTGGACAAAATGAAGAAATTCCTAGGAAGCaaaggaggaagatctaccacAGAAGGTTGAGGAAAAGTTCAACCTCACACAAGCACAGATCAAACAGACAGCTTGGAATTCCACAAACAACAATTTTTACACCAGTAGCAAGACTTCCTATTGTTAACTTTGATTATAGCATGGAGGAAAAGTTTGAATCCTTTTCAAGTTTTCCTGGAGTAGAATCAAGTTATAATGTGTTACCAGGTAAGAGAACActatgagagagagacagaaggagggaggagggtgagagatggtatggggaaagagaaggagagagggagagagggagaacatCTCCAGAAgataattttctaaagaaaaatccAGGTTATTATATTACTTTTTGGTTTAATCtacaaacatacattttaaaataattttaaaaatagggccacgcacggtggctcacacctgtaatcccagcactttgggaggccgaggtggagagatcacaaggtcaggagtttaagaccagcctggccaacatgttgaaaccccgtctctactaaaaatacaaaaaattagccggatgtggtggcatgtacctgtaatcccagctactcgggaggctgaggcaggagaatcacttgaacctgggaggtggaggttgcagtgagcagagatcacgccactgcactccagcctgggtgacagagcaagactccatctcgagattaaaaacaaaacaaaacaaaacaaccccccaaaaaacaaaaacaacttaagGAACACATTTATAATTATTAGACAAAAATTACTTATCCTACCACTATATTTACAAAATCATAGTTATCATTTTGGTTTCTTTCCAGTATGTTTACtatgcatacattttaaatagtTGTAATCCTAACATAGATAATatacataaacatttataaactACCTTTCCATTTATAACAATAGATCATctagaatacagaaataaattattcagATGATTCTGTGAACATATGGCTATTACATATTTTCAACCAAAAATTTTCAACCACAAATAGAATTAAAGCCACTGAATTCATTTTAAATAGGTTAAAcccctgactttttaaagatttaaaagactaaaaattcTGCTAAAGATTTCAAttaggcatttttaaaaactagtattAAATGGTTTACATTTTTCCAAATTTGGAAGGAAAAAGTATATTATAGACATGTTACCATTAAATAAGACTTTCAAAAGAATAACGGAAAATATCACCATATAATGTTCTGTGGCCAGTATTTCATATATTGTCTCAATACAGCTAAATGCTTCTTCATTAATTATTTCCCTGAATTTAACAGAAATAATATACAATTATCCTGAAAATAGGCAATTTAGGCCACACTTACAACATgatttggaaaagaaaggaagagaaatcaacttaaaaaaattgtaataataatgTACTCATAACTGCTAAAGAAAGATGAGGTCAATTTTTTTAGTTAAGTGGAAAGATAGCTAAGCTAtaataatggaaaacaaaaaggccGAAAAAGAAGTATTCATGTGATCTcaaacttgtttaaaaaaaatgtttttatatgtacTAAAGGGTGGTATGCATAAAAGTACAGAAGATATATACTAAGTATTTCCAAATTGTCCGAAAATATTTTCCAGTGATCTTACAGTACTTTTTGATTGTATAACCacacataacacaaaatttaccatttcatccattttaaagtgtacaattcaatagcatttagtacattcacaatattgtgcaaccatcaccactatcttgTTTCTGCACATTTTCGTCCCACCAAAAGGAAACTCTGTACCTAAACTCCCTatttctccccactcccagcccttggcaaccactaatctgttctgtctctatgaatttgcctattctggaaatTTCACGTAAATAGAATCACATAATATGTGGCCTTGTGTATCTGACTTCtttacttagtataatgtttttaaagttcatcTATGATTAATGcctgtatcagaacttcattcctttttatggctgaataatattccattgtatggctataccatATTTGTTTATCCATATTGTCTACCAGTTGATGAACATCtgggctgtttccaccttttggctatcatgaataacaCAGCTATGAACATTAATATAAGTTTTCTTTCAACacctattttcaattcttttgggtatatacttaggagGGGAACTGTTGGGCCAtttggtaattctatatttaatttattgaTGAACTgccaaatgttttccaaagtggctatgcTGTTATATATGCCCACCAGCAATGGAAGAGGActccagtttctctacattcctgccaacaattgttatttatttttaattatagctGTTCTTGtctgaagtggtatctcattgtgcttttgatttgcatttccctaacaactaatgatgttaagcatctttttatgtgcatgTTGTCCATCTGcatatcttccttggagaaatatctattcaaccCCTAtgcctatttctttcttcttttaagagatggggtcttgctctgctgtccaggctggaatacagtggtacaatcacagctcactgcagtcttgaactcctgggcttcagtgatcctctgcctcagcctcccaagtagcttggactacaagaatgcaccaccacacctggctaactttttaactttttttgtagagacagcatcccattatgttgtccaggccggtctcaaattcctggccttaagaaatcttccctccttggcctcccaaagtgctggaattacaggcgagagccactgtatTGGGcaagttttgcccattttttaattgcattGCCTTTCTGtagttgagttgtaagagttctttatgaaTATTCTGGATATCAGgaccttatcagatatatgatttcaCATAGTCTCTCCCATTGTGTACaccatcctttcactttcttaacaatgtcctttgatgcaccaaatttttaattttgataaagtataatttatctttttctttaggtgtcatatctaagaattcaCTGCCAAATATGAGGTCATAAAGATTTTCCCCTATGGATTTTTCTAAGAGTGTTGTAGTCTTAGCTCCTATATTTAGAGCAAAGGTCTAAATATAAGATAtattaggtctttgatccattttgagctaatgtttgtatttggtGAAAGGCAGGGATTCAGCTTCATTCTCTTGCTGTTGTTGTCCCAGCACCAGTTGTTGAAGATTGTTCTTTCCTCCACTGAATGGTCTTGACACCCTTCTCGAAAATCAATTATTCATAGATGTATGTCTGACTTTCagtgttccattggcctatatgtctATGCTTATACTAGTATCACACTGACAACAGCTGATTATCGTATCTTTATAGTGAGCTTTTTGAAATCTGGAAGTGTGAgatctccaactttgttcttttttctcaagattgctttggttatttgggatCCCCtatagttccatatgaattaaaggatcagcttttccatttctgcaaaaagaggCCATGGAAATTTTGATAGAGTGTAGTGCTTTTGATAACCCGGAAGAAACTCATATGTGTATTTTTGTTCAGAGGAGGAATTGGGTAGGTGGGATTAGCCTATTGCAAGTATCCGAATGAGAGATGGGTAGGGCCTGAATTGGGCTGAGTTAGTGGTCGGGGAAAGGAGGGGACTAATGTGAGAGGCTCATTTGGGGGTGGAacttggggacagtggctcaGATGGATGAAAGTTATCTGGAATGACACCAGGGTTGGAAGAAAAACATCCCCTCTATATTCTCCTCAGCTTTCTAATGGCCTGCTTAGCTGATACACTTATCCACATATCTACAATCTTGTATGTAGGGAAATGAATATACGCACCGCATCATgcactttatttgtttatttatttatttagagacagtcttgctctgttgcccaggctggagtgcagtagaacgatcttggctcactgcaacctccacctcctgggttcaagcaattctcatgcctcagctttctgagtagctgggacttcaggcatgtgccaccacactcggctaatttttgtatttttagaggagatggggtttcaccatgttgcccaggctggtctcaaactcttggtctcaagttaCCTCAGacccccaaagcgctgggattacaggcatgagccaccgcgcccagacagtattatacactttaaaagggtgaatatTATAGTATGTGAATCATATTTCAATAGCATAATAAACCATAAAAGAGATAGCTCAGTGTCTCATTGAGAAGCACCACGGAAGCATGCTGTCTGGTTTCACCTATTCCCATGTGCACATCAAGGGTGGGCTGTGAGCTCATCATTAGTGCTAGCTCAGCTGTCTGGTCACATGAGGGAACTGGATTGGCTGGCGGCTTGGGAAGTCTGGTGTGGCCGTACAATTTGCTTTGGTCAGTATAATTAGACACTTTTAGAGCTCATATGTGATTTGTAATCTCACATTTCCACTACTGCAGTGATCAGGACAGCCTGCTTATAGATGAATCCTGAGTGAATATGATGAGCTGAGCCCCTGTGTCCCCACATTAGACACAaagtacaaatgaaaaataactgaGATTTGGGGATTGTTTGTTGATGTTGTATAATTTAATCTATCCTGATGGATACAAAATGGAAGCGCAGTTCAGCCCCAAGTTACCATGAGGAGTTCACTCTTAGAGCCTACGTGAAAGGGCTGAGAGGAGAGCCTGTGAAAAGCATTTCAGCATTTCTTATGTCTATACGACATCTTTACCCTATACATGAATGCACATAGAATTCTATTCTTGTGTGGTTAGAGCAGTTTGACTTCACATTGTCTTTACTTCCATTCACAGTTGCCGATAATCacataagaaatttaaatttgtgcttttgttttcttctaggaaagaAGGGACACTGTTTGGTAAAGGGCATAACCATGTACAACAAAGCTGTGTGGTCGCCTGAGCCCTGCACTACCTGCCTCTGCTCAGATGGAAGAGTGCTTTGTGATGAAACCATGTGCCATCCCCAGAGGTGCCCCCAAACAGTTATACCTGAAGGGGAATGCTGCCCAGTCTGCTCTGCTACTGGTACAGAGATTTAGCTAAGCAAAATATCAGTGTGTGATTAATCTTtaacttccatttgtttttgttactaATTTTAGATTAAAATTACGATACATTAGTCAGATCTGAGTActtaaaatattggcaaaatgCTGATTAACATAGAAAATATCTGGGAAAATGTATGGTAGGGGATATAAATAATAGACTGTGGCTTTATAGTTCTAGCTCTATCAGATTCAGTAAACTTGGCtgagattacattccacatttgacTCTCAGCTTTAGAGATATGGTAACAGAATTTCTACAACAGATCCTGAATTCTTATTGTGTTAAGGACTCTGCTTTGGTCTGTATGTGCATTATCCCACTTAATCCAACGCAAGGTGGCTTTATCACCTTGAAGCCAAGGTAAACAAAGGAAGAGTGATTTGCATCTAAAGAAAACAAAGCCCCAACCCTCTGGCTATACCCAACCACTCAAAGGCAGCACAGGAACCCACACCACTGCTTGGATAATTCCAGGAAAATGCAGAAGTGTAGCCTGAAGCATGATTTTCTCATGTGGCACTTCTGTGTGCAGGAGATCACAGCGCGGGTTTTGTTGGCTGCTCATGGACCCCTTCTCCAATGAGGCTCATACCTGACTGAATGAAGGACCCTTAAGAGGGAGGCCCAGTCTCCTCTGAGAAAAGCCTAACCAACACCTtatgaaaataagcaaataaatacttgttaaataatTGGCTGGGAAGGGATAGGGACATCTTCTCTTGTCTATAACCAAGGTAGATTGCTCCCATGCACACAGATGATCACAGGGTAGGTGTCTACAAAAGTCTCCTTGCCAGGAAAAACTTTTGACTATTTAGAAATTGTGTTTTGCTTTATACTACCAAATATTTCAGTAATGTTTAAAAAGAGTTAGGAAAAAAGTGTTCAATGAAATGGATTCCTTGGAGTGAAATAAATACAAGGTTTACAAAGTAAGAGTCacaaattctcagaaattttttcaGAAGACTTGGAGTATTCTTGAAATGTagttattttggaaaaataaacttgGATATACAGGaaggattttaaatgtttcaatatGATAGCTTTAGTTTCCTTTTACTAACTTTTTCCTATTCTTCTGCATGTTTTGCTAGAGATGTGAAAAAATAATTCACAGACTTTATAATACATACTGAATTGATATCTCAAGTAATTTCTCCAAATAATTATATTTCCTGAGTTATTTTTGGGAGTAGTTTATATATAGTGTTAAATAAAAGTAGGCATATgattaagtaaatttttaaatcttgatGGAAGAAAATGTATGcactctggctgggcacggtagctcacacctgtaatcccagcactttgggaggctgagcgggaggatcacaaggtcaggtgttcgagaccagcctggtcaacacggtgaaaccccatctctactaaaaatacaaaaattagcctggcatggtggtggagtgcctgtaatctcagctacttgggaggctgaggcaggagaatcgcttgaacccgggaggtggagggtgcagtgagccgagatcatgccactgcattccagcctgggcaacagagcaagactccatctcggggggaAAAAAATTATGCACTGTGAAATCAGTTCTTCCTAGAACTGTTTACCCAGAAAGTGAATTTGAATCTAGTCTTTGTCATGTCTTCCCCACTTTCTGCCAAAGATTTAACAGCTAAATATAAATGTAGATTAACTGTCTACTATCATTTATTCTACTCCCACCATCATGGAAGGATAAACAGCACTCCTGGGCATATGTCTAAGTTAAAGCAACATCACTTAAGTCCAGAATGTCACTTGTAAGTCTCAGGTAGTAAAGATGATTTAAGTATAGAGtctgggagagagaaggaggaaaactTTCTCTCTATAATTCTGAATTTCAGAGGATGATGTTATGATGCCATGgacaaaaataatgacaaatcTATAAACAAAAGTTGGTTTCACTGCTATAAGCAAGTAAAATATACACCTGTTTCACTTTTTTAATGTCTGGTAAACAGTCTGCAAATTCTCACATTAGCAATAGCCCCAGTGAACAGAACAGTATCTATTATAAAGGTATCACATCTGATTATAACACAATCTCACAACAGGATTGCTTACCATTTTGCCTCATGTGGCAATATTATTCCCTCCTTAGTCACCAGGTATCATGATATGTTAGCAAAAATAAGCATTaagttatttaatataaaaattagtattaAGGCCCACAGGTGAATAAAATGTAACAGAtcttacaaaatagaaataaagtgacTATTAAAACTTCTTAAGCAAAAATTTCAAGGTGCATTTCGTCTTTAAATTGCACTCAAATACTTGGAGGGAATAATATTTACTAACCTCattttcattatgattttttcttttattaatatcaTCCATCAACTTATCTCTGCTACCTCATCCTTGCGTGGTCATTAGTCTCCTATTCTCTACTCAGTGGTATAGCATTAAATGATAGAAATGAATTTTCTGGTGATTCTTCAGAACAAAGAGAACCTACCAATTTACTTCATAAGCAACTGCCACCTCCTCAGGTGGGAATGGACCAAATAGTAAGAAAAGAAGCACTTCAATCTGAGGAGGATGAAGAAGTGAAAGAAGAAGATacagagcaaaagagagagacccCTGGATCTAGAAATCAGGGGCAACTTTACAGTGAGGGGGACAgcagaggaggagacagaaagcagaggcctggagaggagaggaggctggCACACCAGCAACAACGccaaggaagggaagaggaggaggatgaggaggaggagggtgaggagggtgaggaggatgaggaggacgaggaggacctGGTAAGAGGAGATATGTTCCGAATGCCCTCTCGATCCCCGCTTCCTGCTCCTCCCAGAGGCACACTGCGCCTGCCAAGCGGGTGCTCTCTGTCCTACAGGACCATCAGCTGCATCAACGCCATGCTTACCCAGATACCACCGCTGACAGCACCACAGATAACAAGTCTGGAGCTCACTGGTAAGAGATGTTGACCTCTGCtttattttgtgctttaaaaGTAAATGACTCTTAgcatctgggcacggtggctcacgcctataatctcagcactttgagaggctgaggtggccagatcacctgaggtcaggggttcgagaccagcctggacaatatggtgaaaccccatctctaacaaaaatacaaaaattagccgggcatggtggggcacgccggtaatcccagctacttagaaggccgaggcaggagaatcgtttgaatccaggaggcagaggttgcagtgagctgagattgagccactgttcTCTAGCCTGGGCActtgagcgagactccatctcaaaaaaaaaaaaaaagtaaataactcTTAGCCACATGCAGTTGtatacacttgtagtcccagctactcaggaggctgaggtgggggaatggcTTCAGCCCAGTAGTTtcagaccagtctaggcaacagagcaagatcctgtctcttaaaaaaaaaaaaaaaaaaaaaagtgaacaattCTCATTGCTCTATGAAGATTGTAGTTTAATTTCATCCTAAAAATTGATCCTGAATAGACTAATTTcataatcttcaaatatataAACTTTGCAGAAGAGATAGCTGTTTACTGCAGAATAGCAGTTAGGTATAAAGCAAGCTCCTCCAAATCAAATGATGATTTCCTACTGATGTTTCTTAAAAATCAGCTTtaatgaggtataatttatatgtagtaaaacttatttttagtatatagctctgagttttgacaaatgcacatagtcatgtaaccaccaccaaaaTTAAGATATAGGACATTCTATCACTCCCCAAAATTCCTTGTTTCCCCCTCCACCAGTCACTGGCCACTACAGaacactgatctgttttctgtctctacagttttgccttttccagagtgtcacataaatggaatcatacaacacaTAGCCCTTTCAGTCTGGCTTCTAATGTTTTTGAAAGCCACCcattttgttttgtgtattagtagttccttcctctcttctgccAAGTAGTGTTCCATCATGTGGATGGGGCAGGGTTTCGTATCAGTTAAACATCatctgagttgtttccagttggGGGTGATTATgtataaagttgctataaacatccacGTACAGATGTTTGTGTGGACCTAAGTGTTCATTTCTCTAGGGCAATGCCCAGGAGTGGGACTGCGGATATGGTAAATACATGTTTAAGTTTACAAGAAAATGCCCGACAGTTCTCTAAAGTGGCTGTTCCTTTCCCACCTGCACGCTGGGGAGCTCCTGCCTCTCTGCAGCCTGCTTGCACTTGGTACTGTCAGTTGTTTTTTCCCTTCGTTTTTGACATTCTAGTGGGAATGTGGTCATCTAGACCTTCTGCCCATGTTTCCATAGGACCACCAGGGAAGGGCTCTGAGTGGAACAACAGCAGGACCAGGTGTGAGAGGCTGGCTGGTGGGGACACTTTGGGTGCTGGGAGCAGCAGGAGCATTTGCCCCCATAATGAGGCCCCCATGCCAGGGGTGGCCCTGGAGATGCTGGGGTGAGGGAAGCTGAAAAGGTCAACACATTTGTGCAGGGATGGCCATCTGTGACAGCACACTGCCAGTGTCAAACATAATAGAAGCTTCCATGGCCTCTCTGACAAAGGATTTCATCCTACTTTCATATGATCACCTAAGGAACTCCTCTCATGCTCAGCAAAGTCCCTTCCTCCTGTGGCCTATACACCAGGTATGCTCTGCCCTAAGAAAACCCAATTTGTGAAAGTCTAAAGCCTTGGAAAAGATAAATGACCCATGCTGAGCTACACTGTTATGGTTTTATAAGAAAGTCACCACGTGGCTTTTATGGTATGTACTACTGGTATGCTCACTTTCTGGGTTTAAAAATTGCCTACTGAACTTAActaaatgttaaaacaaaaacctataaaATTAAAGCATACAGGAACCTTTGTAGATTGAAGCCGTAGAGGCATAACATTAGATCTGAGAGAGTCTGGGAGATGATCTCCCCAAGCTTCTTATGCAGAGATGGAGACAGGCTCAGAGGAGGTGAGTGATTTGTATGAGCATTCATGGACAAAAACAGAGGCATGTTTCTAGTCCAAGAAAATGGCTATGGGaaaatatgaagaataaaaatcagTTTCTGTTGTAAATGTACCTTTGTTGTAAATGTACAATGTTACCAGTACTCTCCAGCAGACCACATTCTGGCTGTGTTAAGCACCTTCATCTAAACCATGATATACTTACAGCTTGAGGAATCCTTAGAGAGAAAATGTCAACTATGTTAAACCATCTATTTCCAGCCTGTTACTTTTCTGAACATGCTTtggttatataatatatattctgtcCTTGTTCTGAGTATTGCTTTCTCCTCCAGACAAAGCTCTCTCGATATCTATGCACACATGCccatacatgtgtgtacatgtatgtatatgcacacatgccTAAAACATAACCGCTGTGTGTCCTAGGCAATTCCATCGCCTCCATCCCAGATGAAGCATTTAATGGATTACCAAATTTGGAAAGGCTTGATCTGAGCAAAAATAATATCACTTCTTCAGGCATAGGTCCAAAAGCATTCAAGGTAAATACATGCTCTGATTTGTCTATTTGGACGAATGGCTTCACTATGACTTGCACTGGTTGGAgatggggaagggaggaaaaggaaaatgctTCTAATTGGTAGTCTTCTTCTAAGAA
The nucleotide sequence above comes from Pongo pygmaeus isolate AG05252 chromosome 13, NHGRI_mPonPyg2-v2.0_pri, whole genome shotgun sequence. Encoded proteins:
- the ECM2 gene encoding extracellular matrix protein 2 isoform X1, whose protein sequence is MKIAVLFCFFLLIIFQTDFGQNEEIPRKQRRKIYHRRLRKSSTSHKHRSNRQLGIPQTTIFTPVARLPIVNFDYSMEEKFESFSSFPGVESSYNVLPGKKGHCLVKGITMYNKAVWSPEPCTTCLCSDGRVLCDETMCHPQRCPQTVIPEGECCPVCSATVSYSLLSGIALNDRNEFSGDSSEQREPTNLLHKQLPPPQVGMDQIVRKEALQSEEDEEVKEEDTEQKRETPGSRNQGQLYSEGDSRGGDRKQRPGEERRLAHQQQRQGREEEEDEEEEGEEGEEDEEDEEDLVRGDMFRMPSRSPLPAPPRGTLRLPSGCSLSYRTISCINAMLTQIPPLTAPQITSLELTGNSIASIPDEAFNGLPNLERLDLSKNNITSSGIGPKAFKLLKKLMRLNMDGNNLIQIPSQLPSTLEELKINENNLQAIDEESLSDLNQLVTLELEGNNLSEANVNPLAFKPLKSLAYLRLGKNKFRIIPQGLPGSIEELYLENNQIEEITEICFNHTRKINVIVLRYNKIEENRIAPLAWINQENLESIDLSYNKLYHVPSYLPKSLLHLVLLGNQIERIPGYVFGHMEPGLEYLYLSFNKLADDGMDRVSFYGAYHSLRELFLDHNDLKSIPPGIQEMKALHFLRLNNNKIRNILPEEICNAEEDDDSNLEHLHLENNYIKIREIPSYTFSCIRSYSSIVLKPQNIK
- the ECM2 gene encoding extracellular matrix protein 2 isoform X3, with the translated sequence MKIAVLFCFFLLIIFQTDFGQNEEIPRKQRRKIYHRRLRKSSTSHKHRSNRQLGIPQTTIFTPVARLPIVNFDYSMEEKFESFSSFPGVESSYNVLPGKKGHCLVKGITMYNKAVWSPEPCTTCLCSDGRVLCDETMCHPQRCPQTVIPEGECCPVCSATVSYSLLSGIALNDRNEFSGDSSEQREPTNLLHKQLPPPQVGMDQIVRKEALQSEEDEEVKEEDTEQKRETPGSRNQGQLYSEGDSRGGDRKQRPGEERRLAHQQQRQGREEEEDEEEEGEEGEEDEEDEEDLVRGDMFRMPSRSPLPAPPRGTLRLPSGCSLSYRTISCINAMLTQIPPLTAPQITSLELTGNSIASIPDEAFNGLPNLERLDLSKNNITSSGIGPKAFKLLKKLMRLNMDGNNLIQIPSQLPSTLEELKINENNLQAIDEESLSDLNQLVTLELEGNNLSEANVNPLAFKPLKSLAYLRLGKNKFRIIPQGLPGSIEELYLENNQIEEITEICFNHTRKINVIVLRYNKIEENRIAPLAWINQENLESIDLSYNKLYHVPSYLPKSLLHLVLLGNQIERIPGYVFGHMEPGLEYLYLSFNKLADDGMDRVSFYGAYHSLRELFLDHNDLKSIPPGIQEMKALHFLRLNNNKIRPSSKEPGFFLWGTVLRSPKWERDVVLSIVLLLF
- the ECM2 gene encoding extracellular matrix protein 2 isoform X2; amino-acid sequence: MKIAVLFCFFLLIIFQTDFGQNEEIPRKQRRKIYHRRLRKSSTSHKHRSNRQLGIPQTTIFTPVARLPIVNFDYSMEEKFESFSSFPGVESSYNVLPGKKGHCLVKGITMYNKAVWSPEPCTTCLCSDGRVLCDETMCHPQRCPQTVIPEGECCPVCSATEQREPTNLLHKQLPPPQVGMDQIVRKEALQSEEDEEVKEEDTEQKRETPGSRNQGQLYSEGDSRGGDRKQRPGEERRLAHQQQRQGREEEEDEEEEGEEGEEDEEDEEDLVRGDMFRMPSRSPLPAPPRGTLRLPSGCSLSYRTISCINAMLTQIPPLTAPQITSLELTGNSIASIPDEAFNGLPNLERLDLSKNNITSSGIGPKAFKLLKKLMRLNMDGNNLIQIPSQLPSTLEELKINENNLQAIDEESLSDLNQLVTLELEGNNLSEANVNPLAFKPLKSLAYLRLGKNKFRIIPQGLPGSIEELYLENNQIEEITEICFNHTRKINVIVLRYNKIEENRIAPLAWINQENLESIDLSYNKLYHVPSYLPKSLLHLVLLGNQIERIPGYVFGHMEPGLEYLYLSFNKLADDGMDRVSFYGAYHSLRELFLDHNDLKSIPPGIQEMKALHFLRLNNNKIRNILPEEICNAEEDDDSNLEHLHLENNYIKIREIPSYTFSCIRSYSSIVLKPQNIK